Proteins encoded together in one Phyllostomus discolor isolate MPI-MPIP mPhyDis1 chromosome 6, mPhyDis1.pri.v3, whole genome shotgun sequence window:
- the LOC114500538 gene encoding olfactory receptor 5T2-like has protein sequence MKNATEVTTFVLKGFTDNLELQIIFFFLFLAIYLFTLMGNLGLIVLVIGDSRLHNPMYYFLSVLSSVDACYSSVITPNMLVDFLSKNKVISLLGCATQMFLATTFGTTECFLLAAMAYDRYVAIYNPLLYTVSMSPRVYVPLIIASYVSGILHACVHTVATFRLPFCASNEIRHVFCDIPPLLAIACSDTHTNQLLLFYLVGSIEVVTVLIVLISYGFILLAILRMRSAEGRRKVFSTCSSHLTGVSVFHGTILFMYVRPSSSYALDHDMIVSIFYTIVIPMLNPIIYSLRNKDVKEAMKRVFGKNGCINTFSN, from the coding sequence ATGAAGAATGCCACTGAAGTTACTACGTTTGTACTGAAGGGCTTCACAGACAATCTAGAACTGCAAAttatcttcttctttctttttctggcaaTTTACCTGTTTACTCTGATGGGGAATTTAGGGCTGATTGTATTGGTCATTGGGGATTCCAGGCTCCACAACCCCATGTACTATTTTCTGAGTGTGTTATCATCAGTGGATGCCTGCTATTCTTCAGTAATTACTCCAAATATGTTAGTAGATTTTCTGTCAAAGAATAAAGTCATTTCACTCCTTGGATGTGCAACACAGATGTTTCTTGCTACTACCTTTGGGACCACAGAATGCTTCCTCTTGGCTGCAATGGCATATGATCGCTATGTGGCAATCTACAACCCTCTCCTGTATACAGTTAGCATGTCACCCAGAGTCTATGTGCCACTCATCATTGCTTCCTATGTCAGTGGCATTTTGCATGCTTGTGTCCACACAGTGGCCACATTTAGGCTACCCTTCTGTGCCTCCAATGAAATCAGACATGTCTTTTGTGATATCCCTCCTCTCCTTGCTATTGCCTGTTCTGACACTCACACAAACCAGCTTCTGCTCTTCTACTTGGTGGGCTCCATTGAGGTGGTCACTGTCCTGATTGTCCTGATCTCCTATGGCTTCATTCTGTTGGCCATTCTGAGGATGCGTTCTGCTGAGGGTAGGAGAAAAGTGTTCTCTACATGTAGCTCTCACCTAACTGGAGTGTCAGTTTTTCATGGAACCATTCTCTTCATGTATGTGAGACCAAGTTCCAGCTATGCTTTGGaccatgacatgatagtgtcGATATTTTACACCATTGTGATTCCTATGCTGAATCCCATCATCTACAGTTTGAGGAACAAAGATGTGAAGGAGGCAATGAAAAGAGTGTTTGGGAAAAATGGGTGTATCAATACATTTTCAAACTAA
- the LOC114500582 gene encoding olfactory receptor 5T2-like, with translation MKNVTEVTTFVLKGFTDNLELQIIFFFLFLAIYLFTLIGNLGLIVLVIGDSRLHNPMYYFLSVLSSVDACYSSVITPNMLVDFLSKNKVISLLGCATQMFLATTFGTTECFLLAAMAYDRYVAIYNPLLYSVSMSPRVYVPLIIASYVSGILHACVHTVATFRLPFCASNEIRHVFCDIPPLLAIACSDTHTNQLLLFYFVGSIEMVTILIVLICYGFILLAILRMRSAEGRRKVFSTCGSHLTGVSVFYGTILFMYVRPSSSYALDHDMIVSMFYTIVIPMLNPIIYSLRNKDVKEAMKRVFGENGFINTVHFHTNY, from the coding sequence ATGAAGAATGTTACTGAAGTTACTACATTTGTACTGAAGGGCTTCACAGACAATCTAGAACTGCAAAttatcttcttctttctttttctggcaaTTTACCTGTTTACTCTGATTGGAAATTTAGGGCTCATTGTATTGGTCATTGGGGATTCCCGGCTCCACAACCCCATGTACTATTTTCTGAGTGTGTTATCATCAGTGGATGCCTGCTATTCTTCAGTAATTACTCCAAATATGTTAGTAGATTTTCTGTCAAAGAATAAAGTCATTTCACTCCTTGGATGTGCAACACAGATGTTTCTCGCTACTACTTTTGGGACCACAGAATGCTTCCTCTTGGCTGCAATGGCATATGATCGCTATGTGGCAATCTACAACCCTCTCCTGTATTCAGTTAGCATGTCACCCAGAGTCTATGTGCCACTCATCATTGCTTCCTATGTCAGTGGCATTTTGCATGCTTGTGTGCACACAGTGGCCACATTTAGGCTACCCTTCTGTGCCTCCAATGAAATCAGACATGTCTTTTGTGACATCCCTCCCCTCCTTGCTATTGCCTGTTCTGACACTCACACAAACCAGCTTCTACTCTTCTACTTTGTGGGCTCCATTGAGATGGTCACTATCCTGATTGTCCTGATCTGCTATGGCTTTATTCTGTTGGCCATTCTGAGGATGCGTTCTGCAGAGGGTCGGAGAAAAGTCTTCTCTACGTGTGGCTCTCACCTAACTGGAGTGTCAGTATTTTATGGAACCATTCTCTTCATGTATGTGAGACCAAGTTCCAGCTATGCTTTGGaccatgacatgatagtgtcGATGTTTTACACCATTGTGATTCCCATGCTGAATCCCATCatctacagtctgaggaacaaAGATGTGAAAGAGGCAATGAAAAGAGTGTTTGGGGAAAATGGGTTTATCAATACAGTACATTTTCATACTAACTATTAA
- the LOC114500595 gene encoding olfactory receptor 5T2-like codes for MKNVTEVTTFVLKGFTDNLELQIIFFFLFLAIYLFTLMGNLGLIVLVIGDSRLHNPMYYFLSVLSSVDACYSSVITPNMLVDFLSKNKAISLLGCATQMFLATTLGTTECFLLAAMAYDRYVAIYNPLLYTVSMSPRVYVPLIIASYVSGILHACVHTVATFRLSFCASNEIRHIFCDIPPLLAIACSDTHTNQLLLFYFAGAIEMVTVLIVLISYGLILLAILRMCSAEGRRKVFSTCGSHLTGVSVFHGTLLFMYVRPTSNYALNHDMIVSIFYTIVIPMLNPIIYSLRNKDVHKAMKRVFGENMFICKVSFYS; via the coding sequence ATGAAGAATGTCACTGAAGTTACTACATTTGTGCTGAAGGGCTTCACAGACAATCTAGAACTGCAAAttatcttcttctttctttttctggcaaTTTACCTGTTTACTCTGATGGGGAATTTAGGGCTGATTGTATTGGTCATTGGGGATTCCAGGCTCCACAACCCCATGTACTATTTTCTGAGTGTGTTATCATCAGTGGATGCCTGCTATTCTTCAGTAATTACTCCAAATATGTTAGTAGATTTTCTGTCAAAGAATAAAGCCATTTCACTCCTTGGATGTGCAACACAGATGTTTCTCGCTACTACTTTGGGGACCACAGAATGCTTCCTCTTGGCTGCAATGGCATATGATCGCTATGTGGCAATCTACAACCCTCTCCTGTATACAGTCAGCATGTCACCCAGAGTCTATGTGCCACTCATCATTGCTTCCTATGTCAGTGGCATTTTGCATGCTTGTGTGCACACAGTGGCCACATTTAGGCTATCTTTCTGTGCCTCCAATGAAATCAGACATATCTTTTGTGACATCCCTCCCCTCCTTGCTATTGCCTGTTCTGACACTCACACAAACCAGCTTCTACTCTTCTACTTTGCGGGTGCCATTGAGATGGTCACTGTCCTGATTGTCCTGATTTCCTATGGCTTAATTCTGTTGGCCATTCTGAGGATGTGTTCTGCTGAGGGCCGGAGAAAAGTCTTCTCAACATGTGGCTCTCACCTAACTGGAGTGTCAGTTTTTCATGGAACCCTTCTCTTCATGTATGTGAGACCAACCTCCAACTATGCTTTGAaccatgacatgatagtgtcGATATTTTACACCATTGTGATTCCCATGCTGAATCCTATCatctacagtctgaggaacaaAGATGTACATAAGGCAATGAAAAGAGTGTTTGGGGAAAATATGTTTATCTGTAAAGTGTCATTTTatagttga
- the LOC114499077 gene encoding olfactory receptor 8J2-like → MAPENLSQVTEFILMGISDSPELQIPLFFVFLAIYGLTVVWNLGIITLTTVDSRLQTPMYFFLRHLAVVNLGTSTVIAPKMLVNFLVSKKTISYYGCAVQLGGFLLFVVAEIFTLAAMAYDRYVAVCNPLHYMVVVSPQVCLLLVFLIHFCSLTTALTVSPCVFSVSYCSSNVINHFYCDNVPLLALSCSDTYIPETAVFTFSGINLFFSMIIVLISYFNIILAILRIRSSEGRHKAFSTCASHLMAVTVFYGTLLFMYLQPRTNHSLDTDKMASVFYTLVIPMLNPIIYSLRNKDVKDSLKRFLHNPLQSLKLT, encoded by the coding sequence ATGGCACCAGAGAATCTCTCTCAGGTGACCGAGTTCATTCTCATGGGCATTTCAGACAGCCCAGAGCTCCAGATCCCACTCTTCTTTGTGTTCCTGGCCATCTATGGGCTGACCGTGGTGTGGAACCTGGGCATCATCACCCTCACCACTGTCGACTCTCGACTTCAGAcccccatgtactttttcctccGGCACTTGGCTGTGGTCAATCTTGGCACCTCTACTGTCATTGCCCCTAAAATGCTGGTTAACTTCTTGGTTTCCAAGAAAACCATCTCCTACTATGGGTGTGCAGTGCAACTGGGAGGATTCCTACTTTTTGTTGTGGCTGAGATTTTCACACTTGCTGcaatggcctatgaccgctacgTGGCCGTGTGTAACCCCCTGCACTACATGGTGGTGGTGTCTCCACAGGTCTGCCTTCTGCTGGTGTTCCTTATACACTTCTGCAGCCTGACCACAGCACTGACTGTCTCTCCCTGTGTGTTCTCTGTGTCCTACTGCTCTTCCAATGTGATCAACCATTTTTACTGTGATAATGTCCCTTTATTAGCATTGTCGTGTTCTGATACCTACATTCCAGAAACTGCTGTGTTTACCTTTTCAGgaatcaatttgtttttctctatgaTTATTGTTCTGATATCCTACTTTAACATCATCCTTGCCATCTTGAGGATCCGTTCCTCTGAGGGGCGACACAAAGCCTTTTCCACCTGTGCTTCTCACTTGATGGCTGTCACCGTGTTCTATGGGACTCTTCTCTTCATGTATTTGCAGCCAAGGACCAACCACTCACTAGATACTGATAAAATGGCCTCGGTCTTCTATACCCTCGTGATACCAATGCTCAATCCCATCATTTACAGCCTAAGGAACAAGGATGTGAAGGACTCATTGAAGAGGTTCCTGCATAACCCATTGCAATCGCTCAAACTAACGTAA